Part of the Octopus sinensis linkage group LG10, ASM634580v1, whole genome shotgun sequence genome is shown below.
ACAAATCAAGAAGATGGATAATTATGATATTTGATTCTCTGTCGGAAAAGTTGCTAATGAgaaatttcttacatgtttatTCAACATGTAATTTTGTGATTCCTAAGAGGAAATGAAAAATTTgcaatgatgaataaataatgcaaaaaatatattcCAACTTCCTGTTGTGCGATCTCCCTTTCTATCTcccgctctgtctgtctgtatctgtctgtttatctgtctctgtCGGTCTGTtgctgtcagtctgtctgtctttctgcctgcctgcctgtctgtctctctctgcatatatatatatatatatatgcatagtagaAGTATATATGTTACGTTAACATGGTGGACAAGTCAGTTTTAGCTTccctactattataatgtaaacctttttgaactcataatattctgtgcgtgtataccaatactccactgaactttttaataattccttctggaaattatcttgagaatgtatatatttgttgtaatcttttttgtccaatatttcaatgaacttgttaaacttttttatgttcttaacatactcttgtcaccaaagaatgtatatatatgtattgtagtactctgtgtcaaccaatattctgtgcgtgtttgaatatacagatacaataccaatatcctactgaactttttaataattccttctggaaactatctttaacatgttcttgagaatgtatatttatcttgttatcttttgtgcccaatattttaaggaacttgttaaacttttttatgtccttaacatatgttaaacttttttatgtccttaaacttttttatgtccttaaacttttttatgtccttgttATGTCCTTAAcaaagattgtatatatgtaatgtagcattttgtaacaaccaataattaacgcaaccaaacttttacgtgttacttttgacaatctttttccaaagagtgaagccggtaaagtaaatagacatcttttaaaattgcattttcaaaccttcttgtgatatataatcacaatttaagttagttgaaatatgtctgtcacatatttcaactgctaaaggcaaatataCTATAGTTACCGTGGAAAAAAgcatctctcttatggtaaaaaggcgTGAAAACACCCTATTCGTTCAGTGTGACCCACTCTCGGGAATCTGAGACATCGATGTTCTAATTAGTGCTTATACGTAAATCCTGGTTCGCGCATttattccgatatatatatatatatatatattatatatatatatatatatatatatatatatatatatatacatgaatgttttatgttttttcaaATGAGAACAATCTCATTTGAGATATTTGTAAGCCGTTGAATTATAGACATACGCTGTTAGAACAAGCATGATACACTCAAACTATCTGTagttaatagatatatgtatatatgtgtgatggtcTGTGCGTGAGCGTTCATATTTGTCCGTGCGttcatctgtgtgcgtgtgcttatgcgccttgagtgcgtgcgtgtatttacaAAGCGGTGTGTCGTGGGTTTGAGCATTGaagaaatgaatacatacaaTATTTACAATGGTGACTCATTTGCCGAATCAATTTAATGAATgattgaaaattaatttaaatgactgaaataatccAGTCTGCGTTTATTGAGTACACTAATTATGAGCATTGTTTCTTATTATTGATCAGAAATTGTAGAAATGTCAACACCATTCCATTTGCAACAGTAATGAGAGCATTTCAGTCGAAAATAACGTCTAACTTTTTTAGTTGATAACAATGCTATGCTAATTAATAATCCATCAAACGAATTAAAGATAGAAGCAGTGAGAAGAACTTCAGGGATTTCGTCGAAGGGAGGAAGTGTAAATATCCATGGTATCCCCATTAGAAGGCTTAGTTTTAAATAAATCTTcagcttctttttattttttactgcgAGATATTTTGATGAGTTTTTACTCGCTATATAGATACCTCTGGCAGTGAATATGAAAGCCAATATATTaagtaataaaattattattattgggcctGAAAAAAACCACAATcgaaattttatatttgtaatcCAGCAAAACCGTTTCTTCCCATATTCTGGAGAAAGTCCATTGTCCCCAGGTACATATTGAAATACGAGTGACACTGTTACAATTACAAGGGGACATATCCAGGCATATATAGAATAATAGATTAGTTTCGTTGCATTTTTTTCTGTACCTCGAAGCGGTGTAAGTCCCGAGAAAGTGTACCAGGAATCAAATGACATGACATTCATCCAGAAGAAAGCTGCCAAGGAGAAATAATGCTTTAGAACAGCGAATGCTATACACATAGACTTTGAAGTAATTTGCCGTGAGATAAGATACACAAATTCTGCGATGCACAATGATGATAAATAACTAATGAACAGTTTACCTGGTATTGTACGGAGTTCCCGTATACAGAGGTAAACTATAATTGTGATCGCTAGAGCAAGAATAGAGGTCACTAGGCCCACTAATACTATCTCGCTCACAACATAAATATATCCTGGGATCATGTCATTACTATctttttcacaaatatttattCCTTGAGGATCTCGATTGAATTCTGACTGGTTTAACAAAGTTTGGGAAGATTTCAGATAGAGAGATCCATCACTAGTGAAATTATACTCGTATTCTTTCAGTCGTTTTGTTGTACAATTTAACATGGAGCTAAAGTCAACTACTCGGCATTCATTCTTTAGTTCATCATAAGCAAATCCATGTGAACAAGAAGGCACTTCTTTCAAATAATCTCTTTCATTATTTGCATTTAATATTTCAACAGTGTTATTATAGTAATTAAATATTACTGTTCGACTATACACTTTTATATTATATGACTTTTCTATAAAGATAGTTACATTACAGTCAATATCATTAATATCAACACCATTACAGATGGCGCAGTGAATGTTCCTAAAATTAGTCCCATTTGATCTTACAATAGCCATTGGTCCAAACGTACAAGAAGAAACTAAAGATGCATTGGTAACTTTTAGGGGACAGCTTGAAACATAATCAGTACATGGATATTGGTATTCGCTAAAGTTCAACGGTGCTTCGATCGATACATTACAATGATTATTTCTCAGCATGTGAGGGAATAGTGATAAATCTATATCCATCTGATGATCACATTTGTAGTGAACTGTCCATAATATGTATTCCTCTCCGTTACACAGAGCACAGAACAAATTCCTGTAAAGTCTTTTAGTTCGTTTTCCCAAAGCGGGTATGTTGTATAA
Proteins encoded:
- the LOC115216539 gene encoding uncharacterized protein LOC115216539, producing the protein MIFKMVLYFKNILQILLIALGNEVIQRSCCSVENSECYPSLCDAESLRRRCSCHQYCNLYKECCSDVIRDTLIEHGTSSIDYRCKKINDDELDSYFLFDRCPSNHSITKHVTYCETPDGNDRLYNIPALGKRTKRLYRNLFCALCNGEEYILWTVHYKCDHQMDIDLSLFPHMLRNNHCNVSIEAPLNFSEYQYPCTDYVSSCPLKVTNASLVSSCTFGPMAIVRSNGTNFRNIHCAICNGVDINDIDCNVTIFIEKSYNIKVYSRTVIFNYYNNTVEILNANNERDYLKEVPSCSHGFAYDELKNECRVVDFSSMLNCTTKRLKEYEYNFTSDGSLYLKSSQTLLNQSEFNRDPQGINICEKDSNDMIPGYIYVVSEIVLVGLVTSILALAITIIVYLCIRELRTIPGKLFISYLSSLCIAEFVYLISRQITSKSMCIAFAVLKHYFSLAAFFWMNVMSFDSWYTFSGLTPLRGTEKNATKLIYYSIYAWICPLVIVTVSLVFQYVPGDNGLSPEYGKKRFCWITNIKFRLWFFSGPIIIILLLNILAFIFTARGIYIASKNSSKYLAVKNKKKLKIYLKLSLLMGIPWIFTLPPFDEIPEVLLTASIFNSFDGLLISIALLSTKKVRRYFRLKCSHYCCKWNGVDISTISDQ